CTTTGCATCACTCCTCGTAACTTCTCTAACGGCCAATGGCACATGCACACACTCGCGCATACAGGTGCATACCGCCGAGCGCTTTCCAACATGCGAATACGTGCACACTGTTCAAGGTGAATGATTTTCAAGGGtctgcacacacacattcCTTTGTGGCCCCttcacaaaatatatttccccaTCAGCTTCTCTTTGCTCTTCtctcaaaattttttttttttttcttaattcaCCAAATTAATTTAATACACACTCTTCCCAGGAACGCATAGTTCAATGGGGCGCAGCCGATGGAGTCACCAAAACTTCCAACATAAAACAAAGGGTTCCCTCAACATAACTGGCTACTTTCGACAGTTCGCTACATCGACACGATTATTCTCACTTGGTAATTAGGTTACTCGCAttgtgaaaaggaaaaaaaaaaaaaaataaataaaaataatgaaataatCATACATTGGAGTTTCCCTCCATATTTGCTCACTACTTTGCCTTTATGATGCACGTAGCACAAATGTGTACAGAAGGATATTTCCTTTCTTGCACACAAATGTGTGTACCTTCCTGATTGCATTTTTCACCtcgtaggaaaaaaaaaaaaaaaaaaaaaaaatagctagctctCTGATTGGCTAGCTAAAACGGTTTTATGGCTCACTgtagaggggggaaaaattgcaaaagcaTCCTTCTCGAAACTTCGTACTAGTCTATGGCTGTTTGGTCATCAGCGCATGTTGGTATTCCCCCCCCAATTGGAAAGTGTCACCTCCGTTAGGTGATGTGGCAACCACggagagaaacaaaaaaggaagccaCTTACACGTTTGGCCTATGGTGTGAAGACACATGGCGCGAGGATAACACCGATCACTTGTCGCCTTTCTCGACGTAACCAATGTTTTACAACTACCACGTCCAACTGAGTGAGTGTCCATAAGTTTCAAATAAAAGGTTTCCTCCATGTCTCCTTTCCGTAGAAAcaaatgcgcaaaaaaaaaaaaaaaaaatgcctttttCATGCAAATGGGGAGGAGTCAACAAAAAATCACTTCTCCCCTCGCAGATTTATATAACTACGTAGAATGTATGTTCATCCATATGgacacatttttaattaaaaaaattgaaaaaaaaaaaaaaaaaaaaaaaaattggcccTATCCTCTATCACATAACATGCAAAGTGTTCGATTCGATACATCCCAAGTACTCATTGTTAATGGTAGCAATTGCAAACATGTTGGATAAATCGTAGCGAATACCTTGGAGTTTTATCCTCACTGTTGTCTGCGGTTTTATGTTATAAACTCCTGAGGAAAAGCAGGGGTAGTGGGAATCCTCCGAGTATTCGAAGTACTTGGGAATGGCTGTTCTCgatatgaaaattttgagTGGGCCTGCCTGAGCGAAGAAGCCCAGTTTGTTTACGTCCGTGACAACTGCGTCGAGTACCTACAATGGGgcaatgaaggaaaaagagaagaaaaaaaaaaaagaagaaaaaaaaaaaaaaaaaaaaaaaaaaaaggttagaAGGGGAGCATGTAGTATATGCTGTGTACACCTATCGGTTGAATGAACTCAATCTACCCATGTATAAGGAGGAAGGTCACAGGACTAATATTTCCCGATCAACGTCGTCCAACCATATGGATGCCTTCCACGGGGAAAGAGCAGTCACCTACCTCGTCCTTAAAAGGCTTGAAGAcgatggcctggtatttaaCCTTCACAACGATCATGCTCGTCCCGTCCTGTACACGTCCAGGTTCACAATGTATTATACGGATGACGCAAATAATGTACCCATACTTGGCATTGCATTGACCTTCTACACTGTTCCGTAGCATATCTTCTATGAACTGCTGATACCTCGGGCCCAGCTGACTTGGCTTTattattacatttttccattcctcTATTACGAAGTACATTGTAACGCTCGGCTGTTGGCCGTGGCTTTAACTGTGTGGTTGTTTgacgaggagaaaaaacttttGCAGACGGTGGGGAATTTTACAGGGGAGGGGAAGAGGAGAAGCTTGGTAAGTACATTTCCTCTGTTCgctttcccctcttttttttatgaacctTCTCCCGCACTTATAACTTTATGGTGCCTTCTCCCGTGGCTCCAATCGTGGGTCCTCCCTTTGCGTACATGCAACACTTTAGTTGGATAACGCTTCGAAAAAGGAGGGCCCCTCTTTCTCTCGCCTTGGTCGAAATGCAAAAACAGGATTGGCAGCTCACCACCACAGCATGGTAAGTACAGTGGTGCTATGGTACAGTGCGATATGGTGAAATATTTCTACGACAAAATGGGATCATCAGGATGATTAGATCGTgggagccttttttttcttttgctttctttAATCTCCCCTTGTAAGGCGCGCCGAAAGGTGGaaatttttccccattaaTGCGCCGCAGGTTCGGGTACTCATAAGCATATGCATTtaatgtatatgcatgtacatatatatacatatatatatgtttattttattttattttattattatttttttttttttttgccatacGCTTGGCTAGTTTGCCCCATTTTCCCCGTCTCCGCTCTTCCGCTGGTGcccaggggaaaataaaacaaaacggGGTGCCTGCGGTTCGATCCCGACGGTACAAATTAACAACTGGTGTATTTAAGTTCGTCCCCCACTGGAATTGCCATTGCCATTGCCTATGTTTGCCCATTTGGCGTAATAGCAAATGCTCTCATGTTTCAAAGGGTAAACATAGGAAggacgaaataaaaagaattcaaaggatatatattatatatatataaaacacGTGGACCATTTTACACTTCAACTTTTTCACGTAGCTTCTGGGGTGCCGTATTCTCCCCCGATCCTACCATCACGGAAAATCCATAGGAGGGACACACATGCAACGATGACTATCACAGCTGGAAAGTGTTCCAAGCACATTAAAAAGTTTTTCACCTATGGGTTGAAGAAGAACGCCCTCCCGTACTTCCTGCACTGCAAAAATAAACCCTTTCTCATGAACTCAAAGTATGTACAAAAGTACTCTCTGGAGTTTGTCCCGAAAAGTGTTATTAACAGGTCATCTCAGATGTCAGAGAAAGGAGGCAGGGGGGAAGTCAAAGAACCCACTGCACCATcctggcttttttttttttttttttttttttttttcacgacagtacatatatatacgcacacGTGTAAGACCAACTATTCCGCGCCTCTTCTTATTCACTCTTCCCCTACCCTCCACACAACAGATACATCCAAGACAAACGGAGAATcaagaaagaggaagagtAAACAATCATGACGCTGTAAAAGAAGTTCccaggaggaggaaaaggctGTCGCCCCCCCGCCCCCATTCATGTCCCCTCCTTACGAGGCCCACTCCCTTCGCATTACCCTTCGAATTAAATACTCCCGGATGAAGAAATCTGTACCCAAAGACTCCATAGCCTCTATTTCAAATTTCTTACTTAGCTTTTCCATTTGAGTGATTTCGGTTCTCACCTTTGCACTGCACTTGAGGTTGTGGCCATTTAGCATATTCCGCAAAACATTCTTGTCCCGCATTGATAGAGGCAGGAGGGCCTCCTTCGGAATAAGCTCTATGTCCTGAGAGTTCATACCAATCCATCGCATATTGGTACAAGCGAAGATGTCGTCTTCGTTGGTTTTACAACCCTCCTTGTAGCTCAAGTATATTCGGAAGCCATAGGGATCGTAGTCCCCCACATAGACGCACTGCAAGGAGGTCCAAAATGGAAGTATAAATTAACGTGGAGATGAAGGAATGGTGAAGTTGAAGTGGAGGCGTGGCGTGCAGATACGTTAAAAGCTACCCATAGAGTACCTTAGGATAAGAGGTTCATTGGGCAGGAAAATCGCAACAACGCACGAAGACAGGCCAGAGAAAGAAGGCACAATCCCCTACCTCCAACTGAAAGAGTTCCACGAGCTCGCAAATAATTTTCCGTGTGGAAAAATCTGGCACTCCCTTCCCGGTTATTAAAATACAGGGCAAAATCTGgcgtgaagaaaaaaaaaaaaaaaaaaaaaaaaaaaattcgacgAGTGCTGAGAAAATTGCAGCCAATAGGAAGTAAAATGGGAACCATCAcaagtacatatgtataggTGCATGTTGGTACGTGTTTGTGTATCTTCCATCCACCCAACAACCCCCCAATTGTAATTCTTTCAAAGTACATTCCATATCTCCTTTTCGCAAAGCTTCTGATATAgcgaatatttttccaccaCGAGTATGTAGTTTGCTTGACTCTCCACGTGGTCGACATTTAATAGGCTGTCATTTATCATTAGCCCGTTCTCTGCAAAATTGCATGTTTGAGGGGTGTTGGAACAAATGAATGTAGCAGCGCTTGGTATATCTGATCTGCCCCTGCCCGGATGCGAAAGGGATAAGATATACATTCATATCGTCCCCTGCGACGTACCCAGTTCGTTCAGTTTCAAGCGCTCATTGTTTTTTCGAAGCACGAGGAGACCTCCTATGCACCCTGAGCATTCAAGTAAAGTTGTCCATATTGAAATTTACCCCCGGGGGAAGGACGGAGGAGGGGGGCCCCAGCGGTGCGAAACATAGTTGGGTGGCACGCACAGGAGCATATACACAAGCATATACACaggcatatacatgtgcatatatgtacgcatgtatGTTTCCCCCATAAGACACCCATTTTCGCGCGCATAATACCACATAAGCAAATCGGTGCGTTGCTAGTTGAGCGAACCTTTTTCCGAGGCATAGACATTTAGAGATGCCCTGGGAAATCCAAGAATATGGCAAACGTGCTAAACGGTGTGTCGTCGGGGAGTTAATGTAGTCATTTTGAGAAGGTTACTCAGCGCGGGGAACTCCCGTATAGGGTTATTTGAATGTGGATGCTGCACTTACCAGGATGTGCCGATTCGCTTGACACTGCTCGCTGAAGAGGTTGTACAGCTTGTAGTATATTCCCCTCTGTGTGCAGCTTTTATCCTTATTGAGGGAGTAAGTAAAATTGGCGTTTGTGAGAGAGAGGTCTATGTAACTCAGTTCGATTTCCAAACTAGAAGAGTTACTCATTCGGATAAAACATTTGAGTGTTGCCTCTCCGTGTAAACCACTTTTCATTCctctcccatttttaagtTAAACCTGAATGACCATATCGTTGACGAGTTGTACGACGGATACGGCTGTCCGAGGGAAAGGCGAGTGACAATAAATGAAGGGAATGGACACAAAGGGAGGAGGCATTAAAATGTAGAGGCAAACTGTATACATGCTCTGCCACGTctctacacatgtacacgcACTCCTGCACAGGCCCACGAGACGCCGATTGAGGAGGCAACGGGGGTACTGCTTCTCCGAGTTGGCCTTAAAAATATCCACGTCAAAGCTTAGCAACCAGGACATTACGTGGAGGACAAAGTCCTCTATTTCTGCGAGTGCGAATTGGTTGGGTAACTCACGTGAGAAAATGGTACTCAATCGGTACTCCGGGCACACACagacgcatatatatatatgtctatgtgTGCCCCCATGTATACGAACGGTAACCTTCAAAGATCCTGCCCTTTTCAACCCCATGTctacccatcgtttggaagGTTACAGCAGTCGATGCGTCTTTTAATTtaggagagggaaaaaaaaaagttaacaaaAACAACTTTTACAAAGAACACTGTCGTTGCACATCTACCGAACACGCACCGTTGCATAAAAGAGAGGACATGAATGGTGATGCACGTGTAATGTTCCTACGGTGTCAATGTATAGAGAAgcaaattaatgaaaaaaaaaaaaaaatagcaaaccGGTTGGATGGTTAGCTAAAAGTGTATGTACAGATCaggcaaattaaaaaaaaaaaaaaaaaaaaaaaaaaaaaaatagctatttacACACAAGTGAGAAATGACCAGTTGGTAACTACATCCTCTTATATGTGGATGCCTACAAACAAGGATTCTCACTTTCACCACAGTGTTCTCATATACACAGGGACGTACACAGATTTCCAGCAAGTCAGTAAAGACTGGTTTGTTTCATTATGCTGAGGAATTCCTCTTGGCTAATTTCGCCGTCCATGTCCTTGTCAAATTCGTCTATCATCGCTTGCAGTTCGTCATCGGATAGGTTTTCTCCCTGCGCGTGTGTGTGTTAGTGGTGTGTGAACATTGTGTGGGCGTTGCGTGAGCGATATACAAATGCAGTGTCAACACTGGCAACGCGCTCGCTGACCAAAGGCTGGCCTCACCAGTTCTCGGGACACCCTCCGCAAATTCTTTAGCGATATTTTTCCTGCAGAGTTGTATCAATTTGGAatgtgaaataaaatatgtcgACAGGGGTGTGCAAGTCAGCACACCTCATCATCTACAGGAATAAATGCAAATAATATGGCGGCAAACCGGAATAGCAATTCAATTGCATATTCTCCCTGCTGCACTAGTGGACAATGACAAATTcggacataaaaaaaagggaagataaaatCATTCCATCcctgttcatttttgctAAAAGGTCCTACCTGTGTCGTCGTCGTCAAACAATTTAAACGCTTTGATTATTTCCTCCGTTGGGTCTCTATCTCCGATCTTTTGCGTCACtaaaaagagggggaaaaaaaaaaaaataataaaagtgTAGTCCTTGCTGCGAAATAACAACGtgtgtgaaaattttatcacactctttttatattcctcTTCGTCTACGCGACTTCACCTTGGGGAGTAACCACTCGCCCACCTATCATATATCTCCCATTCCGATCGACTTACTGATGTCCAGAAAATCATTGTAGTCTATATAGCCGGAATTTGATTTATCGTATTCCCTCATCAGTTCCAAAACGTCCGCCTTCTTTATGTCAAACCCAAGTGCTCTTATTGCCACCTGAAGGaaacgcatatatataggagaaaaaagcagaaagGGGGATTAAAATAAGAGAAGCTCTTTGGAGGAAACTCAAACTAGGGCACCCAACCAGTGGGGTTTAACGTAATTCATGTTGCACAGATGAGCAATCTTCTTGTATAGAGAAGAAAGAGGACGATCGGGAGTCAGGTTTTTTTAACTGCCTCGGATGCAGAGCGTTGGTTTATCTCCGTTCGTTTGTTGCTCCTTCCCGTCCTCACGATTTTCTTTCGTAAAAAGGCAGGAACAATTGAAGGTTTTTACAAATCGCGGTGCAAACTACACAAAAGGGAGCTCGCTACCCACTAGGTCGCCATACCTTCAATTCATGGTAGTCGATTTTCCCCGTTTTTTCCGTGTCAAATAAATCGAAAGCTTCCTTTAtctcatttttctgttcctctgTTATTTCGTTTCTACCCCTCCGTCGGTTGCTACTTATAGGCCTATTCGTAATGGCCCTTGGGGTGAAAGTAGCTACTTCGCCTTTTCTGCTAATCATTTGGTGTACCGGACGATGCGCAAAATAGGGAAAATAGGGAAGGCTtggaaaacaagaaaaaaagggtggaaaaaggaaaaggctcGAAAGCGTGCACACACAGGTGTAATGTTTTCAGGGCTTGCAGAGGTGTACACTTCTTTATTCCCAGTGCATGAATTTCAAATTgctatttttgcaaattgtGGGAGGGGGTGAAAGTAAAGAGCTCGTGATGCGGACTGGGGAGATAAAGAAGCGGTGAAAGAATGGAGCGACGAAGCAGATAATGCAAGAAGTCACTAATTCGAGAGGTGCTGAAATTTTTTGCTTAACTTCAGATATACTGCTCGTGCGTAACggagaaaacattttttttgagcgGGTATAtcaaaaaagtaataaacTGCACGCCTTCACGCGCTTTTTCGTGCCTTGGGCTGATCGCACCACGGTAAGGCTTCCCACTCGGCCTTACACATGCACACGTGCAAGTGCACACAAAACCATGGAACACGGCACAATACCTTTTTGCACTTGCGGAATATCGAGCGCCTCCTTAAAATTTCCAACAAGCTTTATGTTTCGCCGCGGCCTTCCTCTAatgctttccatttttacacgCCCACTTGAGGTCATGGAAAACTTTCGCAAGACTAGCAGCTAAATTTTACGCGAATTTACGCGCGCACActtgagggagaaaaaaaaggcattccCCCAGGTCGAGAAATTGTCAAGGGGCATATACGCAAGTGGGTAAAGTACATTTTTAGCGGTTAATTGGGATATCCCCGCGAAAAtgagccaaaaaaaaaataattaaaaaaatgtgccacAAGGGGTAGGTGGAACTAAGCGCGGAAGATTTAAGTGACCACGAGAGTTGAAGTATTGTTTTGGGTTAATACAACCAAGGGAAAAATTCCAGATGGAAATTACCAAGTCAGATTTTCCAGATGGAAATTACCAAGTCAGATTTTCCAGATGGAATTACCAAGTCATATTTCCCAGATGAAAATTACTAAGTGAGATTTTCCAGGTGGGAATTACTAATGGGATGAATTCCCGCCGAAATTTCTTTTCTACTGCTTTGAAAATTCTCTCCTCCAATGAAAGGGCAATTTACTGTAAACGCCCCCATTTATTTTGGTGATCTTCCCCCACAAGTTTCTCCCGCGCTGTGCTTCtcacaaaataaaagagacAAAACCGGTTAAATAGTCAtctccccctttaaaaaaaaaaaaaaaacaattacgCAGAATTAAAGGAGTGCAAACTTGTCACGACAACCCCCAATACTCTTTCTTGCCACCTCTTACTAACGTGCTATCCGCTTCTGCGCAGTTAAAAATGTTggataatattttcataGATATACTTTttagaagttttttttttttttttctctttttcgcTAGTTATTTTGCTTAgctttttacctgaacgtgTTTAAAATGGATGGTGAGCaggtggtaaaaaaaaaaatatatatatatatatatttgcacacagatgaaaaaatggagaaaagcGCTAAAATTGGgcaaagaaaaggggaaaattttctGAACAGTTCATGCGAAAAGCCACATTtggcgtatttttttttttttctttctaggTCCATTTTGGCTAGTCTATCATTCAGCCAAACGCAATATACCCGACTGCACCCCAGTTTTTGGTCTGTCCTAATAGAGGGGAATTTTTATGCACattattctccttttccgCGCGTAAACGATTGGGGAATTTGGCAGAATTAGCTTTTCCTTGGCTGCTTGCCCCTTCTTAAGCCTTCAAGTCCTTCTTCAGAGGTCCATAATACTTAGTTTTTTCCTCACTGGTTTGGAATCTACCATGTCCAATCTTAGACGAAGTGTCGATAAATTTGAGTGAAATTTCCGCCAAGGCATCTCTCGACACTTGTGGTACTAATGTTTTTCTCAGTGTGATTGGCCTTTTCTTCGTACCAGCAACACAACCTTTCAGCAAGATGAAATCTTCATTGACCACACCATAATGTGGGAAGCCACCCATGGGggtaattttcttctcagTAATATCAGCATCGGTTGAGGCGTTGTTTTTATCCTTCTTCAGACCAATTCTgtaaattttcttatttctttcAGTTCGGTGGAAATAGCCTTTTTGTCCATGTCTGGGTACTTGAAATTGTACCCTCGCAGGATGCCAAGCACCAATACAAGCAACCTTTCTCAATCCTCTGTGTGTTTTTCTGGGTAATCTTTTCACACCATATCTGCTGACCACACCTTTGGTACCATGTCCCTTGGTCACACTAATTACGTCGATCATTTCGTTTGTATTAAATACATTCGACACGGGtaaatttttctccatgAGTTCTTTCAAAAAGTCAATTTTGTCTTTCATTCCACCTCCATTTATTTGGATTTCCATGATGTGCGCCTTTTTCATGCTTAAGGGAGTCTTAGATGGTTGGGTGTGACAAACAGCTCTTAACACAGTGCAGTATTTCTCTATTCTTTTGTAGAGACTTTCCTTGGTTAGCTTAGGCACCATCAAAGCTTTGGTGAATGCCTTCTTGTCACTCTTGTACCAGTTTTTGTAGTACCTTCTTCTGAACTCGTCGGAAACGTGGTTTGCCCATACGGTGGTGAGTATTCTCAATCCCTTTGGTGTTTCTCTGTATCCAACCATTCCGACGACAACCATTGGGGCACATTCGACAATGGTACAGGCTTCtacaatttcctttttgtgtaATTTGGAACCTGGTTTATCTACTTCCCTTACTATGTGGGTCATACCAGCCTTGTAGCCCATGAATGCCGTAAAGTGGGGGGGCTTCTCCTTGTCATCCTTTGGGAAGGATCTGATTTTTCCTCTCAATCTTTTGCACCTTTTCCTTGGAAGAAATCCAAGGGATCCGTGGCGAGGCCTCTCGAACTTACGATGCGACATTTTTGCGTGACGCGCGGGTACgaatatgtttatatatatacgtatgtgagCACGTATTTACGTATGCGCTTAATGTGGGGATGGGGGGTTGCCTCTACGTGCGATTCTCTACTTGACGAAATGTCACAGTAAATGAAGTTCACTCCAAAAGTGTTTAATTCGCAAGGAGGAATAATTTCataaagggtaaaaaaaaaaaaacctctcTCCTCAaggatcttttttttttttttatatatatattttttcaaaagcgttgctaaaaaaaaaataaataaataaaaaataagctTGCGATTGTGCTTGTTGAGGATTGCTAAAAAGGGCCACTAGCGGTTAACGTGAAAGAAAACTTATGCAAATTGAGGGGAAATTTATTCGAACTCTTTTTATCcatgggaatttttttttttttttttattttgttaaatttaatgtttttttcttttttgcaagaACTGGGAATACGGGAGAGCTTGTAACAAAAATTgcaaatatggaaaaaaaaaaatggcaaaattgTACGTGCTCCTCTGAGAGTTGCTGAAAGGGTACTTCTTATATACACTTACGTATTACATTATGGCACAGGTACATTGGCTTAATTATGGGGCGTAATATGCAATTCATTTGCGGAGctgcagaaaaaagggatgtatataaacaaaatataGTTGGGTAAGAAAACTTAATTTTACTGTCAGCGGGGGGGGAAGTGAAAAGAATCGCAACCCCGGAAAAGGTTGCCAGTTTTAGGTGGAGGAtataaaaaatcaaaaatgCCCATAAACGTATTTATGAGCACCGACGTTACGCACGTAATAtataatgaataaatataaatgtgaGTGTATTTTcatatagtttttttttttttttttttttttttttacatgtttGGTATCATCCCCCCTgaactgttttattttttattttattttatttatttttttttttgtgtaatgCCTGTGGATGACGTTATCGCTGCGCAAGGCCACAGAAAATGTAGGGTGCGCGACGAACGGTGCCGAAGAGGGATTCTCCCAACGAATGTCATCCAACATTTATTTCCGTAAAATTATGGGGGCGGATTATCACACGTATGCGCATGAATAATTGTACGTCACATTGATATAggtgtttcttcctttttttttttttttttttttttttcccgattTAGCTAACGGCCTGCTTAGGTATCCCTCTTTCGTATTTTCTTTCAAAGTAGGCTTAACTCTGAGGCAAGCAgtgaaaagagaagaagggaaaacatACGCGAGAGGGCATACCCACCCCAAGATAGCCTGCTTCTCCGTCGGAGCAAAGAAGCAAGGCGACATGGAACACGATTATGGGTTTTTCTTCGATTTGccccttcaaaaaaaataaaaaaaaaaaagcctgGCAACTCGCTAGGCCAGTGCTaagtagtaaaaaaaaaaaaatatatactcgCCCCTGTGGTATTCTGTTCTCTGTATATTGGTACCAAATGATCAGACGGATTTTTCCGTTCGCATCGCGCAGGCGAagccatttatttatttttattttttttaccttccccaACGCCGGGTTACAGCGTGAAGTGCATGATTTGGCGCGGTAACTCCGCGGAAACGAGGGGAAAACCTATTATGAAGGATCGctgaccaaaaaaaaaaaaaaaaaaaaaaaaaaagttgcaaacgCAATTCCTTGTTGGGGGCACCGCAAGAAAAGATTGCTTTGTAACATttgtggaaagaaaaattggcaCAAAATAAAACGTACTCTTCCTTATGTTCAATACAAATGCACATAAAAACAATTCACGCagtattattattttccctttgaaGACTTAAAAGCGTAGTTAACGCAgaaggggagaggaaaatgcTCGCCTATCTGTGCATGTTGTCTTCACATGGGAATGGAGGGCCCCCCAAAATGTAAAGGTTATATCTGCTCTGTGTACCCTTCCCatttgaaggaaagaggTGAAGAGGTCGTAAAAACATTAAGCTATTACATCAGGTCAacattcttccatttgtctCCCCTCCCACCTCCTAACTTTTTTACCCAATGATAATCCACGTGAATGTCCAAATGGATCCAATTTAAGCAAATCCCCCACAATTAATCACGATATAAgctgagcaaaaaaaaattgtcctttttttttttttttttcttttcccattccATGAATTAAAACGCGAACAGCGTAATACTCCAGGGAGAATCTGCTTCGTATTCCCCCTTACCGCATTCAAATGGGTAGCTTAAAATTTTGTCCACTGGAAAACTTACTATCGTTCATTTAAAAACGCTAGCCCACTTCGTACATTAGCACGAATGGATCATTTGTCTCGACGCCATCTAatatatttgaaaaaaaaaaaaaaaaatatatacacacatatgtaggCGCGGTTTGTACAGTGTAATTACATATGGAAGGCGAGGTATCCCATTATCGGCATGCCAATTGTTATTAACCCGTTCCATATTCCATTTGCATTTCGTTCCTATTCGAAGGGGATGGCTTGATGTCATAGTTTGCGCCAGTACCATCAGTGTATCAGCTGCGTAACGTCCATTCCTATCCAGGCCATGTTGTATCCACTCGATTTTGTAAAAACGTCGTGGAACAGCAAATCTCACgagaaaggaatttttttttttttttttttttttgtttctcttccAACGGTCCCCTCCGTTGTTGTTGCCGATACTGCAACTGTGCATACAACTTTGTATTAACCTGCACTTGTTGTAGACATGCCCACACCTtcaataaataataatatatctAAAATGAAAGAGATGGAAAAGCCTCCTAAGGAAATAAGGCAACTGCTACCCGTAATGGtatgaacacatttttttttcagatggGCATTTCGTCTGCTCAGTGATGTCCACACGCACATTGGCTTGTCTCTCCTCACATGGACAGTAGTGCACATTTCACTTCTCCATGTGATCCATTCAGCTGATAGGCCTGGTAACCCTCGTCATGTATTCAATATTTGTCACGGTAAAGACGGTTTGCGGAAGGGAGAACCATGAGTCCGTAGCGACAAGCCTATAACAACAAGTTTCTCTCCCACGAAACTACCTACATTTACAAAAACCTTGAGgattgcccctttttttcctttctcatcCATTGGTCCCCAGTTCTACTGCATGGTCTTGCTCCAAATAAATGTCCAGAAGCAGTACGTGGACAGTGATCTGTTGAATGAGGGCTATACCAAGTTACTAACATGTAAGGAGTAGACGCACCCCCTATGGGTGAAATAATTAATCATGTCTCTGCCTAGATTTAAATTTGATTCATTAAACTTGTACGAGactccttcccccccctctggAACATTACATTTATAATTCGTACTCATCCGCTTCTTTTACAGTCCACGTTCTgttattcctcttcctctg
Above is a window of Plasmodium knowlesi strain H genome assembly, chromosome: 6 DNA encoding:
- a CDS encoding DNA-directed RNA polymerase II subunit RPB7, putative, with translation MYFVIEEWKNVIIKPSQLGPRYQQFIEDMLRNSVEGQCNAKYGYIICVIRIIHCEPGRVQDGTSMIVVKVKYQAIVFKPFKDEVLDAVVTDVNKLGFFAQAGPLKIFISRTAIPKYFEYSEDSHYPCFSSGVYNIKPQTTVRIKLQGIRYDLSNMFAIATINNEYLGCIESNTLHVM
- a CDS encoding meiotic recombination protein SPO11-2, putative gives rise to the protein MGRHGVEKGRIFEEIEDFVLHVMSWLLSFDVDIFKANSEKQYPRCLLNRRLVGLCRTVSVVQLVNDMVIQDKSCTQRGIYYKLYNLFSEQCQANRHILHVCHILGFPRASLNVYASEKGCIGGLLVLRKNNERLKLNELENGLMINDSLLNVDHVESQANYILVVEKYSLYQKLCEKEIWNILPCILITGKGVPDFSTRKIICELVELFQLECVYVGDYDPYGFRIYLSYKEGCKTNEDDIFACTNMRWIGMNSQDIELIPKEALLPLSMRDKNVLRNMLNGHNLKCSAKVRTEITQMEKLSKKFEIEAMESLGTDFFIREYLIRRVMRREWAS
- a CDS encoding centrin-3, putative; translated protein: MISRKGEVATFTPRAITNRPISSNRRRGRNEITEEQKNEIKEAFDLFDTEKTGKIDYHELKVAIRALGFDIKKADVLELMREYDKSNSGYIDYNDFLDIMTQKIGDRDPTEEIIKAFKLFDDDDTGKISLKNLRRVSRELGENLSDDELQAMIDEFDKDMDGEISQEEFLSIMKQTSLY
- a CDS encoding 60S ribosomal protein L3, putative yields the protein MSHRKFERPRHGSLGFLPRKRCKRLRGKIRSFPKDDKEKPPHFTAFMGYKAGMTHIVREVDKPGSKLHKKEIVEACTIVECAPMVVVGMVGYRETPKGLRILTTVWANHVSDEFRRRYYKNWYKSDKKAFTKALMVPKLTKESLYKRIEKYCTVLRAVCHTQPSKTPLSMKKAHIMEIQINGGGMKDKIDFLKELMEKNLPVSNVFNTNEMIDVISVTKGHGTKGVVSRYGVKRLPRKTHRGLRKVACIGAWHPARVQFQVPRHGQKGYFHRTERNKKIYRIGLKKDKNNASTDADITEKKITPMGGFPHYGVVNEDFILLKGCVAGTKKRPITLRKTLVPQVSRDALAEISLKFIDTSSKIGHGRFQTSEEKTKYYGPLKKDLKA